In one Butyrivibrio proteoclasticus B316 genomic region, the following are encoded:
- a CDS encoding PBECR4 domain-containing protein: protein MEVVNKIKKNADAYNNLLGIDYYFCLGYKGKGFEVRVHFSKEEFHHLEGIGQLRDLKIHSESGNRTFDMALAGDVLEDELKKSHFYQSGCVQNKVDYLYLLERIFDEDNIVFRFRKSMKGSGKIEAELFLTSELENGQFFVYLDRVEESDEEYYCRSFVANPEFDRTQGHVKLTTLWKEKINLETGERTVLYRYKDFSPDQLNM, encoded by the coding sequence GTGGAAGTAGTAAATAAGATTAAGAAAAACGCAGATGCATACAATAATCTGCTTGGTATAGATTATTATTTTTGTCTTGGTTATAAGGGAAAAGGATTTGAAGTCAGAGTTCATTTTTCTAAGGAAGAGTTTCATCATCTTGAAGGAATTGGTCAGTTACGTGATTTGAAAATTCACAGTGAAAGTGGAAATAGAACCTTTGATATGGCTTTAGCAGGAGATGTTTTAGAAGATGAACTGAAAAAATCTCATTTTTACCAAAGTGGATGCGTTCAGAATAAAGTGGATTATCTTTATCTTCTAGAACGGATATTTGACGAAGACAATATAGTATTTAGATTCAGAAAATCGATGAAAGGCAGTGGTAAGATAGAAGCTGAGTTGTTTCTGACTTCGGAGTTGGAGAATGGACAGTTCTTTGTATATCTTGATAGAGTCGAAGAATCTGATGAAGAATACTACTGTAGGTCATTTGTGGCTAACCCTGAATTTGATAGAACGCAAGGACATGTAAAGCTTACTACCCTTTGGAAAGAAAAGATAAATCTTGAGACTGGCGAGAGAACTGTTTTGTATAGGTATAAAGATTTCTCACCAGATCAGCTAAATATGTGA
- a CDS encoding GNAT family N-acetyltransferase, protein MNITYHDEIPNVETYHDLRAAVDWAVFCREQSEKALNNSCYCVVAKDGDSTVAMGRVVGDGMYYTIVDVMVKPQYQGQKIGSAIINKLVEQINAGIPKGGRTSIQLIAALGKEGFYVKQGFKILPNENSGAALRKVIYT, encoded by the coding sequence ATGAATATCACTTATCATGATGAAATACCGAATGTGGAAACGTATCATGATTTAAGAGCTGCTGTTGATTGGGCTGTTTTTTGCCGTGAACAGTCTGAGAAAGCGCTTAATAATAGCTGCTACTGTGTTGTTGCCAAGGATGGAGACAGTACTGTAGCTATGGGAAGAGTTGTTGGAGATGGTATGTACTACACCATAGTAGATGTTATGGTGAAGCCACAGTACCAGGGACAGAAGATTGGCTCAGCAATAATCAATAAACTTGTTGAGCAGATAAATGCTGGGATTCCTAAAGGAGGCAGAACAAGTATCCAACTGATTGCGGCTCTGGGAAAAGAAGGATTCTACGTTAAACAGGGCTTTAAGATCTTGCCAAATGAAAACTCTGGCGCGGCATTAAGGAAAGTAATATATACGTAA
- the epsC gene encoding serine O-acetyltransferase EpsC — translation MDFKGRNNNDELKSEIKNIVDLIIADYDNGRDVDQMDVFNQPDRDAVKDIVIKLLRIIYPGYSRDKIYKSYNDSNRIAIVIEDVIYNMQKQIAIAFHHSPDYANASDETLDCGARCITHEFFKQLPKIREYVDTDLQACYDGDPAAYSKGEIILSYPGLLATTINRIAHELYLLKVPLIPRMMTEYAHSRTGIDIHPGATIGKYLMIDHGTGIVIGETSIIGEHVKIYQGVTIGGLSTRGGQSLKGVKRHPTIEDNVTIYAGASILGGETVIGEGSVIGANAFITESVPAGSRISMQRCR, via the coding sequence ATGGATTTCAAGGGCCGTAATAATAATGATGAGCTAAAGAGTGAGATCAAGAACATAGTCGATCTGATAATTGCAGACTACGACAATGGTCGCGATGTGGATCAGATGGATGTCTTTAATCAGCCTGACAGGGATGCGGTAAAAGACATAGTGATCAAGCTTCTTCGAATTATTTATCCAGGTTATTCCAGAGACAAAATCTATAAGAGTTACAATGACAGCAATAGAATTGCCATTGTGATCGAGGATGTCATCTACAATATGCAGAAGCAGATTGCAATTGCATTTCATCATAGCCCGGATTACGCCAACGCATCTGATGAAACACTTGACTGCGGTGCCAGATGCATAACTCACGAATTCTTCAAACAGCTTCCCAAGATAAGAGAGTATGTGGATACTGATCTTCAGGCCTGCTATGACGGAGATCCTGCGGCTTACAGTAAGGGAGAAATTATTCTTTCTTATCCCGGACTTCTTGCCACAACCATCAACAGGATTGCACATGAACTGTACCTTCTCAAGGTGCCGCTTATACCGCGTATGATGACTGAGTATGCTCATAGCAGAACGGGAATTGATATTCATCCGGGTGCAACTATAGGCAAATACCTGATGATCGATCATGGAACCGGTATAGTTATCGGTGAAACTTCAATAATTGGTGAGCATGTCAAGATTTATCAGGGCGTTACAATTGGCGGACTCTCTACAAGAGGCGGCCAGTCCCTAAAGGGTGTTAAAAGACATCCCACAATCGAGGACAATGTCACTATTTATGCAGGTGCATCAATCCTCGGCGGTGAAACAGTTATTGGAGAAGGCTCAGTTATAGGAGCTAATGCCTTTATTACAGAGTCAGTTCCCGCAGGAAGCCGTATCAGTATGCAGAGATGTAGATAA
- a CDS encoding tRNA dihydrouridine synthase translates to MKYYFAPMEGITLYPLRNVHHEIFGGIDKYYTPFLTAHHNMHFKKREKRDVMPEFIKGFEDYGNEIVPQIMSNRVDTFVWAAKEMWNLGYNEVNLNLGCPAATVTNSHKGSGLLTDTEYLDSMLDGIFEDLGNKSISIKTRLGFSDESEADRLMEIYAKYPISELTIHARVREDFYKGEPRIDAFKRAVEVYRNAGGKADIVYNGDINSIDDLKKIESFDSIGSSISCTSVMIGRGLLSNPALARQLQGGKPLEAGELREYLKRLYEEYSLFIPEDRNVIFKMLEHWAFLHVHFKDNEKYLKAIRKSRSKGEYMAAVNNIFASCEFI, encoded by the coding sequence ATGAAGTATTACTTTGCACCAATGGAGGGGATTACCCTATATCCACTCAGAAATGTCCACCATGAGATTTTTGGTGGTATCGATAAATACTATACGCCGTTTCTGACTGCGCATCATAACATGCATTTTAAGAAACGCGAAAAAAGAGATGTAATGCCGGAGTTCATCAAGGGCTTCGAGGATTACGGAAATGAGATTGTTCCACAGATCATGTCAAATCGCGTAGATACCTTTGTGTGGGCTGCAAAAGAAATGTGGAATCTTGGGTACAATGAGGTCAATCTTAACCTTGGATGTCCTGCGGCCACAGTGACAAATTCCCACAAAGGATCAGGTCTTTTGACGGATACGGAGTATCTGGATTCTATGCTGGATGGGATATTTGAGGATCTTGGTAATAAGAGCATTTCTATCAAGACAAGGCTTGGATTTAGTGACGAATCCGAAGCTGACAGGCTGATGGAGATTTATGCCAAGTATCCTATCAGTGAGCTCACTATCCACGCAAGAGTCCGGGAAGATTTTTATAAAGGTGAGCCAAGGATTGATGCCTTCAAGAGAGCTGTCGAAGTATACAGAAATGCCGGCGGCAAGGCAGATATTGTATATAATGGGGATATTAATAGCATCGATGATTTGAAAAAGATAGAATCCTTCGATTCGATAGGTTCCTCCATTTCATGCACATCTGTCATGATAGGCCGCGGCCTCTTATCTAACCCTGCCCTAGCAAGGCAGCTTCAGGGTGGTAAGCCTTTGGAAGCAGGAGAACTCAGAGAATACTTGAAGCGTCTCTATGAAGAGTATTCTCTTTTCATCCCGGAAGATAGGAATGTAATCTTCAAGATGCTGGAGCACTGGGCATTTCTCCATGTTCATTTCAAAGATAATGAGAAGTATCTCAAGGCCATCCGTAAATCCCGCAGCAAAGGTGAGTACATGGCTGCAGTAAATAATATATTTGCTTCGTGTGAGTTTATTTAG
- a CDS encoding flagellar hook protein FlgE, whose amino-acid sequence MMRSLWSAVSGLQTHQLEMDVIGNNIANVNTTSYKSQATGFQDVLYQTIKTGTAGNGVKGSTSADQVGLGAKMGSININITKPGSAQTTYNPFDLMITGDSFFVVSESQNSPNQEKYFTRDGSFTIDAEGSLVTQNNGLYVNFIEGEGILGNGEPLISDRTKTMAGQATSEAYLKGNIDRDDKQLVEGRTIQMDVYGNDGNVYTINFKLTDNADDEDNTYSVQIDKILDKNGNKISNTLNEKLTLTYDHANGRLTGITPYPIYTLDNGVQELDDDGNVLSTTYTMDGRMGQAEFSRTLTGKDGNQYTIYYSIDHHVPEEGEEETDTADYDFNVVYVRKGEGTRQYINKTMAVIDYDSESGNLLTIDGENAGEINVDLSEIYDGIGDITFDISNTTIPVAAGTSYRFEFNGEADVLGSLNVDFSNTSNYASSNGVHSSSVSAIRGDTYGLNKGYPNGDMNGITISDNGSIYAKYSNGQDVKLAQIVVAEFNNAMGLEKAGDNVYKASLNSGEPIYMDITEDGGYMSSGVLEASNVDLAKEFTDMITTQRGFQANSRVITTSDELLQVLKGLKR is encoded by the coding sequence ATGATGAGATCACTTTGGTCGGCAGTTTCCGGTCTTCAAACACACCAGTTAGAAATGGACGTCATTGGTAACAATATAGCCAATGTCAATACAACTTCATATAAATCACAGGCAACAGGTTTTCAGGATGTTCTCTATCAGACCATCAAAACAGGTACTGCAGGAAACGGAGTTAAAGGTTCCACAAGCGCAGATCAGGTCGGACTCGGTGCCAAGATGGGCTCTATTAATATCAATATAACCAAACCCGGTTCTGCGCAGACAACCTACAATCCTTTTGATCTTATGATCACAGGAGACTCTTTCTTTGTGGTATCTGAGAGTCAGAACAGTCCAAATCAGGAAAAATATTTTACCAGAGACGGTAGCTTTACAATTGATGCGGAAGGAAGTCTTGTAACACAGAATAACGGATTGTATGTGAACTTTATTGAAGGTGAAGGAATCCTTGGAAACGGCGAGCCGCTTATTTCTGACAGAACCAAGACTATGGCTGGACAGGCTACATCTGAAGCTTACCTCAAGGGAAATATCGACAGAGATGATAAGCAGCTTGTAGAAGGCAGAACTATTCAGATGGATGTCTATGGAAATGATGGCAATGTCTACACTATCAACTTCAAGCTTACAGACAATGCGGATGATGAAGACAATACCTATAGCGTTCAGATTGATAAGATATTGGATAAAAACGGTAACAAAATCAGCAACACTCTTAATGAGAAGCTGACACTTACATATGATCATGCTAATGGCCGTCTTACAGGCATTACTCCTTATCCTATATATACACTTGATAATGGTGTTCAGGAACTGGATGATGACGGAAACGTATTATCTACCACCTATACAATGGATGGAAGAATGGGACAGGCAGAATTTAGCCGAACACTGACAGGTAAAGATGGTAATCAGTACACAATCTATTATTCCATCGATCACCATGTTCCTGAGGAAGGCGAGGAAGAGACAGATACTGCAGATTATGATTTCAATGTAGTATACGTAAGAAAAGGTGAAGGAACCAGGCAGTATATAAATAAAACAATGGCAGTCATTGATTATGACAGTGAAAGCGGAAATCTTCTGACAATTGATGGCGAGAATGCCGGAGAAATCAATGTTGACCTTTCTGAAATCTATGATGGAATCGGAGATATAACCTTTGATATTTCCAATACTACAATTCCTGTTGCAGCTGGAACAAGCTACAGATTTGAGTTTAATGGAGAAGCAGATGTTCTTGGTTCATTAAACGTAGATTTCTCAAATACATCCAATTACGCCAGCTCAAACGGAGTTCATTCATCTTCAGTCTCTGCTATCAGGGGAGACACATATGGCCTTAACAAAGGATATCCAAATGGAGATATGAATGGAATAACAATATCTGACAATGGCTCTATATATGCTAAATATAGCAATGGCCAGGATGTTAAGCTTGCACAGATTGTTGTAGCTGAATTCAATAATGCTATGGGTCTTGAAAAGGCAGGAGATAATGTCTACAAAGCATCTCTTAATTCTGGCGAGCCAATATATATGGACATTACTGAAGATGGCGGCTATATGTCATCAGGTGTTCTGGAAGCCAGTAACGTTGACCTGGCCAAAGAGTTCACAGACATGATCACTACCCAGAGAGGCTTTCAGGCAAATAGCCGCGTAATTACGACATCTGATGAACTATTACAAGTATTAAAGGGATTGAAGCGATAA